In the genome of Neovison vison isolate M4711 chromosome 3, ASM_NN_V1, whole genome shotgun sequence, one region contains:
- the ACKR3 gene encoding atypical chemokine receptor 3, whose translation MDLHLFDYSEPGNFSDMSWPCNSSDCIVVDTVLCPNMPNKGVLLYTLSFIYIFIFVIGMIANSVVVWVNIQAKTTGYDTHCYILNLAIADLWVVVTIPVWVVSLVQHNQWPMGELTCKVTHLIFSINLFGSIFFLTCMSVDRYLSITYFASTSSRRKKVVRRVVCVLVWLLAFCVSLPDTYYLKTVTSASNNETYCRSFYPEHSVKEWLISMELVSVVLGFAIPFCIIAIFYCLLARALAASSDQERQTSRKIIFSYVVVFLVCWLPYHVVVLLDIFSILHYIPFTCQLENFLFTALHVTQCLSLVHCCVNPVLYSFINRNYRYELMKAFIFKYSAKTGLTKLIDASRVSETEYSALEQNTK comes from the coding sequence ATGGACCTGCACCTCTTTGACTACTCGGAGCCAGGGAACTTCTCCGACATGAGCTGGCCGTGCAACAGCAGTGACTGCATTGTCGTCGACACGGTGCTGTGTCCCAACATGCCCAACAAAGGGGTGCTGCTGTACACGCTGTCCTTCATCTACATCTTCATCTTCGTGATCGGCATGATCGCCAACTCTGTGGTGGTCTGGGTGAACATCCAGGCCAAGACCACTGGCTACGACACACACTGCTACATCCTCAACCTGGCCATCGCCGACCTGTGGGTGGTGGTCACCATCCCCGTCTGGGTGGTCAGCCTCGTGCAGCATAACCAGTGGCCCATGGGAGAGCTCACGTGCAAGGTCACCCACCTCATCTTCTCCATCAACCTGTTCGGCAGCATCTTCTTCCTCACGTGCATGAGCGTGGACCGCTACCTCTCCATCACCTACTTCGCCAGCACCTCGAGCCGCAGGAAGAAGGTGGTCCGCCGTGTTGTCTGCGTGCTGGTGTGGCTCCTGGCTTTCTGCGTGTCCCTGCCAGACACCTACTACCTGAAGACTGTCACGTCGGCGTCTAACAACGAGACCTACTGCCGCTCCTTCTATCCCGAGCACAGCGTCAAGGAGTGGCTCATTAGCATGGAGCTGGTCTCTGTGGTCTTGGGCTTCGCTATCCCCTTCTGCATCATCGCcatcttctactgcctgctggcCCGTGCCCTCGCCGCTTCCAGTGACCAGGAGAGGCAGACCAGCCGCAAGATCATCTTTTCCTACGTGGTGGTCTTCCTCGTGTGCTGGCTGCCCTACCACGTGGTGGTACTCCTGGACATCTTCTCCATCCTCCACTACATCCCCTTCACCTGCCAGCTGGAGAACTTCCTCTTCACTGCTCTGCACGTCACACAATGCCTGTCGCTGGTGCACTGCTGTGTCAATCCTGTGCTGTACAGCTTTATCAATCGTAACTATAGGTACGAGCTGATGAAGGCTTTCATCTTCAAGTACTCGGCCAAGACAGGCCTCACCAAGCTCATCGATGCCTCTAGGGTGTCAGAAACAGAGTACTCTGCCTTGGAGCAGAATACTAAGTGA